A DNA window from Fibrobacter sp. UWR3 contains the following coding sequences:
- the rplL gene encoding 50S ribosomal protein L7/L12, with translation MATDIKALGDQIVGLTLLEAKALADYLKETHGIEAAGGVVMAAPAAGAAAAAEEKTEFDVILAEVDPAKKMAVLKEVRAITGLGLGEAKKVVETANSVIKEAAPKADAEALKKKLEELGAKVTLK, from the coding sequence ATGGCAACTGATATCAAGGCACTGGGCGATCAAATCGTTGGTCTTACCCTTCTCGAAGCCAAGGCTTTGGCTGACTACCTCAAGGAAACGCACGGCATCGAAGCCGCTGGTGGCGTCGTAATGGCTGCCCCGGCTGCTGGCGCTGCTGCCGCTGCTGAAGAAAAGACCGAATTCGACGTTATCCTCGCCGAAGTCGATCCGGCCAAGAAGATGGCTGTCCTCAAGGAAGTCCGCGCTATCACGGGTCTCGGCCTCGGTGAAGCCAAGAAGGTCGTCGAAACGGCCAACAGCGTCATCAAGGAAGCTGCCCCGAAGGCTGACGCCGAAGCCCTCAAGAAGAAACTCGAAGAACTCGGAGCAAAGGTTACTCTCAAGTAA
- the rplA gene encoding 50S ribosomal protein L1 gives MFRGKKYKKIAESFDRNQAYDLKAAIEILKKSELKFDQTVEIHFNLGVDPKHSDQVVRGTVVLPHGTGRSVRVLVFCKDNNLEVAKNAGADYAGGADLVQKIQEGWLDFDAVVATPDMMPVISKVARVLGPRGMMPSPKAGTVTVNVAQTVKELKAGKISYRVDKGANVHAPVGKLSFTVDQLAENAKSVIDSVVKNKPQTSKGTYIKSLTLTATMAPGIKLDMALTR, from the coding sequence ATGTTCAGAGGAAAAAAATACAAGAAGATTGCTGAATCTTTTGATCGTAATCAAGCCTACGATCTGAAGGCGGCAATCGAAATACTCAAAAAGTCCGAATTGAAGTTCGACCAGACGGTCGAAATCCACTTCAATCTCGGTGTGGACCCAAAACATTCCGACCAAGTGGTTCGTGGCACTGTCGTGCTTCCGCATGGTACCGGTCGTTCGGTCCGCGTTCTCGTTTTTTGCAAGGACAACAACCTTGAAGTTGCAAAGAACGCTGGCGCTGACTACGCGGGTGGTGCTGACTTGGTTCAGAAGATTCAGGAAGGCTGGCTGGACTTTGACGCCGTCGTTGCTACTCCCGACATGATGCCGGTGATTAGTAAGGTGGCCCGTGTCCTCGGTCCTCGCGGTATGATGCCGAGCCCCAAGGCTGGTACGGTGACCGTTAACGTCGCCCAGACCGTCAAGGAACTCAAGGCAGGTAAGATTTCTTACCGCGTCGACAAGGGCGCTAACGTCCATGCTCCTGTTGGCAAGCTCTCCTTCACTGTCGACCAGCTGGCTGAAAACGCCAAGTCTGTGATTGACTCTGTCGTGAAGAACAAGCCTCAAACTTCTAAGGGCACATACATCAAGAGCCTCACTCTGACGGCTACGATGGCCCCGGGCATCAAACTTGATATGGCACTGACGCGCTAG
- the rplK gene encoding 50S ribosomal protein L11 yields MAKKITGYIKLQIPAGAANPAPPVGPALGQKGVNIMEFCKQFNAKTQNDKGMIVPVVITVYADKSFTFITKVSPVPALIKKAVGIESGSGEPNRKKVGKITKAQIQEIAQKKMPDLNTIDLEAAMRMVAGTARSMGIDVVD; encoded by the coding sequence AGAAAATCACAGGTTATATCAAGCTCCAGATTCCCGCAGGCGCTGCCAACCCGGCTCCTCCGGTGGGTCCTGCCCTCGGTCAGAAGGGCGTGAACATCATGGAGTTCTGCAAACAGTTTAACGCTAAGACCCAGAACGACAAGGGCATGATTGTCCCGGTCGTCATCACGGTCTATGCCGACAAGAGCTTTACCTTCATCACGAAGGTTTCGCCGGTTCCGGCCCTCATCAAGAAGGCCGTCGGCATCGAGAGTGGTTCTGGTGAACCCAACCGTAAGAAGGTTGGCAAGATCACCAAGGCCCAGATCCAGGAAATCGCCCAAAAGAAGATGCCGGATCTAAACACAATCGACCTCGAAGCCGCCATGCGCATGGTTGCGGGCACTGCTCGTTCCATGGGTATTGATGTGGTTGACTGA
- the rplJ gene encoding 50S ribosomal protein L10 has translation MKAVVKKQQTVDSLVESFKGATAVYLLNYQGITVEKDNALRKALASKGVKYHAVKNTLLKRVLAALKVEGLDELLNGATSVMVGFEEDPLLPAREIEAFHKANPDFLVAKSVYLDGKPMPGSEVVNLAKIPDRKGMIAQIVAIALGPGGKIAGQIKALQEKLEKESGSEAAAPEAAAAPEA, from the coding sequence ATGAAAGCTGTAGTTAAAAAACAACAGACCGTGGATTCGCTCGTCGAGTCCTTCAAGGGCGCAACCGCCGTCTATCTGCTCAATTACCAGGGTATCACTGTCGAAAAGGACAACGCCCTGCGCAAGGCTCTCGCTTCTAAGGGTGTCAAGTACCACGCTGTGAAGAATACTCTTCTCAAGCGCGTGCTCGCCGCTCTCAAGGTCGAAGGTCTCGACGAACTCCTGAACGGTGCAACATCCGTGATGGTCGGTTTCGAAGAAGATCCTCTTCTGCCTGCCCGCGAAATTGAAGCATTCCACAAAGCTAACCCTGATTTCTTGGTCGCCAAGAGCGTTTACCTCGACGGTAAGCCCATGCCTGGCTCCGAAGTCGTCAACCTCGCCAAGATCCCGGATCGCAAGGGCATGATCGCTCAGATCGTCGCCATCGCTCTCGGACCTGGTGGCAAGATTGCTGGCCAGATCAAGGCACTCCAGGAAAAGCTGGAAAAAGAATCGGGTTCCGAAGCCGCAGCCCCTGAAGCTGCCGCTGCACCGGAAGCTTAA
- the rpoB gene encoding DNA-directed RNA polymerase subunit beta — MTTERKSYSSNKFQLELPYLIEVQKASYEQFLQADIPQERRLDAGLQRVFKDIFPITDPNGLFSLEYEKYYFGIPKYSIPECRERGLTYNMELYATLALRIFEKDGEDTKLKEEVKNDVLICELPIMTENGTFIVNGAERVVVSQLHRSPGVSFDEELQPNGRSDYKSRIIPHRGAWVEFNIENDVLYLVIDRKKKIAATAMLRSIGFETTQDILNLFYKKSEEVNIAEESEKFNDDGVCVLIDRVIFKDVIDESTGEVIVDANTVIDDKKLERLRESSVKTVTLLSKEEENLLIHNTLTNDKTKTREEALRLIYSVTHQQQDDSPNMTVAEDFFNNLFLDDPRKYDLGEVGRYRLNAKVYTPKIIALLKEIGEQFNMEKELALPELTRTTMSKADFLAVIEYMVGLYDGEDGYAKDDIDHLGNRRTRSVGELLANQISVGLSRMSRVIRENLSIHNDDEQTTPRDLVNTRTVSSVVNAFFGSSQLSQFMDQMNPLSELTHKRRLSALGPGGLSRERAGFEVRDVHYTHYGRLCPIETPEGPNIGLINSLASYAIVNHFGFIETPYRIVGLINFKDAQGGIVKFPESKWHFGIFKAFVHDPHYFLTEQELSSKEKDSIRMNLDNRQRDLFDMFVGKVFEVKYADGSKHYFKNGFEQFDFSGKADYVQASDAIDQVVSDFITFLTADEEDAFKVAPASTELTDDNRFKEEYVIVRDKSEYPHVLRQDSIEIGDEDVERIDLMDVAPMQIVSVAAGLIPFLEHDDANRALMGSNMQRQAVPLLRAEAPVVGTGLERRAALDSGTVVRAKHDGLVTFVDARNITVKRGNMVNGNFEPLTGLGENYEFLGKDPIDEYVLRKFERSNQDSCVNQKPIVNVGDFVKAGDVLADGVSTDHGELALGKNILIGFLPWNGYNYEDAVIISEELAIKDTFTSIHIEVYEIDVRETKRGPEELTREIPNVGEDALRNLDENGVIRVGAEVGPDDILVGKVTPKGETELSPEERLLRAIFGEKAGDVRDSSLKAPPGMKGVVLETRIFSKKDKSDKKSKEKDQEQIESIRVTFQSQIDKIKESCREHLFELLGGKAAGKVMDNETHELLIREGQTYTEQNLAAIDVTKVSPMSTFVVGDDELQERVLSLVLVARDNLDTLTRTMEKEIDKVTKGDELKPNVLKNVKVYIAKKRCLSIGDKMAGRHGNKGVVSKIVPVEDMPFTEDGRPLQILLNPMGVPSRMNIGQVLEVHLGWAAKTLGFKVSTPVFDGAKFEDICKELEKAYQKNPIVNYEMDPEHDKIIGKAKLYDGRTGEAFLNPVTIGYMYYLKLGHLVDDKIHARSIGSYALVTQQPLGGKSQFGGQRFGEMEVWAMEAYGAAYTLQELLTVKSDDVQGRSMVYDAIVHGKNTPKPGIPESFNVMIREVHSLGLDIETIGDK, encoded by the coding sequence ATGACAACGGAGCGAAAGAGTTATTCCTCCAACAAGTTCCAGCTGGAACTGCCGTACTTGATCGAAGTTCAGAAGGCTTCGTACGAGCAATTTTTACAGGCCGATATCCCGCAGGAAAGGCGCCTGGACGCTGGCCTGCAGCGCGTATTCAAGGACATCTTCCCGATTACCGATCCTAACGGGCTCTTCTCCCTCGAATACGAAAAGTATTACTTCGGAATACCGAAATACAGCATCCCCGAGTGCCGCGAACGTGGGCTTACCTACAACATGGAGCTCTACGCGACTCTCGCCCTTCGCATTTTCGAGAAGGACGGTGAAGATACCAAGCTCAAGGAAGAAGTCAAGAACGATGTCTTGATTTGCGAACTTCCTATCATGACCGAGAACGGCACGTTCATCGTGAACGGTGCCGAACGCGTTGTCGTGTCGCAGCTGCACCGCTCTCCCGGTGTGAGCTTCGACGAAGAACTCCAGCCCAACGGCCGTTCTGACTACAAGAGCCGCATCATTCCGCATCGCGGCGCCTGGGTCGAGTTCAATATCGAAAACGATGTCCTGTACCTCGTCATCGACCGCAAGAAGAAGATTGCGGCTACCGCCATGCTCCGTAGCATCGGCTTCGAGACCACGCAGGATATCCTGAACCTCTTCTACAAGAAGTCCGAAGAAGTCAACATCGCCGAAGAATCCGAAAAGTTCAACGACGATGGCGTCTGCGTCCTTATCGACCGCGTTATCTTCAAGGATGTTATCGACGAATCTACCGGTGAAGTTATCGTCGATGCCAATACCGTCATTGACGACAAGAAGCTCGAACGTCTCCGCGAAAGCAGCGTGAAGACGGTTACGCTCCTTTCCAAGGAAGAAGAAAACCTCCTCATCCACAACACGCTCACGAACGACAAGACGAAGACTCGCGAAGAGGCTCTCCGCCTTATCTACTCCGTGACGCACCAGCAGCAGGACGATTCCCCGAACATGACCGTTGCTGAAGACTTCTTCAACAACCTGTTCCTGGATGACCCCCGCAAGTACGATCTGGGCGAAGTTGGCCGTTACCGCCTGAACGCCAAGGTGTACACGCCGAAGATTATTGCCCTCCTGAAGGAAATCGGCGAACAGTTCAACATGGAAAAGGAACTCGCCCTTCCGGAACTGACCCGCACGACGATGAGCAAGGCGGACTTCCTTGCCGTTATCGAATACATGGTCGGCCTCTACGACGGCGAAGACGGCTACGCCAAGGACGATATCGACCACTTGGGCAACCGCCGTACCCGCTCTGTGGGCGAACTCCTCGCTAACCAGATTTCTGTGGGCCTTTCCCGCATGTCTCGCGTCATCCGCGAGAACCTCTCCATCCACAATGACGACGAACAGACCACTCCGCGCGACCTCGTGAATACCCGCACGGTTTCTTCTGTCGTGAACGCGTTCTTCGGTTCCAGCCAGCTCTCGCAGTTCATGGACCAGATGAACCCGCTTTCCGAACTCACGCACAAGCGTCGTCTTTCCGCTCTCGGTCCCGGTGGCCTTTCCCGCGAACGCGCAGGCTTCGAGGTCCGTGACGTTCACTACACGCACTACGGCCGCCTCTGCCCGATCGAGACCCCTGAAGGACCGAACATCGGTCTTATCAACTCGCTCGCATCTTACGCCATCGTGAACCACTTCGGCTTCATCGAGACGCCGTACCGCATCGTGGGCCTTATCAACTTCAAGGATGCCCAGGGCGGCATCGTGAAGTTCCCCGAATCCAAGTGGCATTTCGGCATCTTCAAGGCCTTCGTGCACGACCCGCACTACTTCCTTACCGAGCAGGAACTTTCCAGCAAGGAAAAGGATTCCATCCGCATGAACCTTGACAACCGCCAGCGCGACCTGTTCGACATGTTCGTGGGCAAGGTGTTCGAGGTCAAGTACGCCGATGGCTCCAAGCACTACTTCAAGAACGGCTTCGAACAGTTCGATTTCAGCGGCAAGGCCGACTATGTGCAGGCCAGCGACGCTATCGACCAGGTCGTTTCTGACTTTATCACGTTCCTCACCGCCGACGAAGAAGACGCCTTCAAGGTGGCTCCGGCTTCTACCGAGCTCACCGACGACAACCGCTTCAAGGAAGAATACGTCATCGTCCGCGACAAGAGCGAATACCCGCATGTTCTCCGTCAGGACAGCATCGAAATCGGCGACGAGGATGTCGAACGCATCGACCTCATGGACGTTGCCCCGATGCAGATTGTGTCTGTGGCTGCTGGCCTCATCCCGTTCCTCGAACACGATGACGCCAACCGCGCGTTGATGGGTTCTAACATGCAGCGCCAGGCAGTGCCTCTGCTCCGCGCCGAAGCCCCCGTGGTGGGTACCGGCCTCGAACGCCGCGCCGCCCTCGACTCGGGTACGGTCGTGCGTGCCAAGCACGATGGCCTCGTGACGTTTGTCGACGCCCGCAACATTACGGTGAAGCGCGGCAACATGGTGAACGGCAACTTCGAGCCTCTCACCGGCCTCGGCGAAAACTACGAATTCCTCGGCAAGGATCCTATCGACGAGTACGTGCTCCGCAAGTTCGAGCGCTCTAACCAGGATTCCTGCGTGAACCAGAAGCCTATCGTGAACGTGGGCGACTTCGTCAAGGCTGGCGACGTGCTTGCCGACGGCGTTTCTACCGACCACGGCGAACTGGCCCTGGGTAAGAACATCCTTATCGGGTTCCTCCCGTGGAACGGCTACAACTACGAAGACGCCGTTATCATTTCCGAAGAACTCGCCATCAAGGACACGTTCACCTCCATCCATATCGAAGTCTACGAAATCGACGTGCGTGAAACCAAGCGCGGTCCGGAAGAACTGACCCGCGAAATTCCGAACGTCGGTGAAGACGCTCTCCGCAACCTCGACGAGAACGGCGTTATCCGCGTCGGTGCCGAAGTCGGCCCGGACGATATCCTCGTCGGCAAGGTCACCCCGAAGGGCGAAACCGAACTTTCTCCGGAAGAACGCCTGCTCCGCGCCATCTTCGGCGAGAAGGCCGGCGACGTGCGCGATTCCTCCCTCAAGGCTCCTCCGGGAATGAAGGGCGTCGTGCTCGAAACCCGTATCTTCAGCAAGAAGGATAAGAGCGACAAGAAGAGCAAGGAAAAGGACCAGGAACAGATCGAGTCCATCCGCGTCACCTTCCAGAGCCAGATCGACAAGATTAAGGAATCCTGCCGCGAACACTTGTTCGAACTCCTCGGTGGCAAGGCTGCCGGCAAGGTGATGGACAACGAAACGCACGAACTCCTTATCCGCGAAGGCCAGACCTACACCGAACAGAACCTTGCCGCTATCGACGTGACCAAGGTTTCCCCGATGTCCACCTTCGTCGTTGGCGATGACGAACTCCAGGAAAGGGTTCTCTCGCTCGTGCTCGTTGCACGCGACAACCTCGATACCCTTACCCGTACCATGGAAAAGGAAATCGACAAGGTCACGAAGGGCGACGAACTCAAGCCGAACGTTCTCAAGAACGTGAAGGTCTACATTGCGAAGAAGCGCTGCCTCTCCATCGGTGACAAGATGGCAGGTCGTCACGGTAACAAGGGCGTTGTGTCCAAGATTGTTCCGGTCGAAGACATGCCGTTCACCGAAGACGGTCGTCCGCTCCAGATTCTTCTGAACCCGATGGGCGTGCCTTCCCGTATGAACATCGGTCAGGTGCTTGAAGTTCACCTGGGCTGGGCTGCAAAGACCCTCGGTTTCAAGGTTTCTACGCCGGTGTTTGACGGCGCCAAGTTCGAGGACATCTGCAAGGAACTCGAGAAGGCCTACCAGAAGAACCCGATCGTGAACTACGAGATGGACCCGGAACACGACAAGATTATCGGTAAGGCCAAGCTCTATGACGGCCGTACCGGCGAAGCATTCCTGAATCCGGTCACCATCGGCTACATGTACTACCTCAAGCTCGGTCATTTGGTGGACGACAAGATCCACGCCCGTTCTATCGGTAGCTACGCCCTCGTGACGCAGCAGCCGCTCGGTGGTAAGAGCCAGTTCGGTGGCCAGCGCTTCGGTGAAATGGAAGTGTGGGCCATGGAAGCCTACGGTGCCGCTTACACGCTGCAGGAACTCCTCACCGTCAAGTCCGACGATGTGCAGGGCCGTTCCATGGTGTACGACGCCATTGTCCATGGCAAGAACACCCCGAAGCCGGGTATCCCCGAATCCTTCAACGTTATGATTCGCGAAGTTCATTCTTTGGGTCTTGACATCGAGACCATTGGAGATAAGTAA